From Haloplanus vescus:
CAGCCTAACACCATGAATATTCAATCGATCATGCAGTACTACCGGAAACACCGGAAGGCCATCGTCACGGCGACGAGCGGCCTGCTGTACGGCGGTGGCTGGAGTCTGGGCTACCTCACGAGTTTCGAGATGGCAAGCGCCGCCATCCTCGTCCTCGCGACGATCGTGGGTGGCTACGACATCGCCAAGACCGCCTACCACGAGGTCACGAACCGGACACTCGGCATCAAGACGCTGGTGACGCTGGCCGCTATCGGGGCCATCGTCATCGGGGAGTACTGGGAGGCTGCCGCCGTCGTCTTCCTGTTCAGCCTCGGCAGCTACCTCGAGGGCCGGACCATGCGGAAGACCCGGACGGCCCTCCAGGAGCTCCTGGAGATGACGCCCGACACGGCGACCGTCCGTCGCGACGGGGAACTCCAAGAGGTTCCCGCCCGGGAAGTCGAAGAGGGCGAGGTCGTCGTCGTGAGGCCGGGCGGGAAGATTCCGGTCGATGGCGAGGTCGTCGACGGCGAAAGCGCCGTCAACCAGGCGCCGGTCACCGGCGAGAGCGCCCCCGTCCACAAGGCCGACGGCGACGAAGTCTACGCCGGGACGGTCAACCAGGAGGGCGCGCTAGAAATCCGGACGACGGGTGCGGGCTCGGACACGACGCTCGAACGTATCATCCGTCGCGTCGAGGAGGCCCAAGAGGCCCAGTCGCCCACGGAGAGTCTCATCGACCGGTTCGCGAAGTACTACACGCCGGCCGTCATCGTGCTGGCCATCGGCGCATATGCAGTCACGCAGAACGCGATCCTGTCGTTGACGCTGTTGGTCATCGGCTGTCCGGGCGCGCTGGTGATCGGGCCGCCAGTCAGCATCGTCTCGGCCATCGGCAACGCCGCCCGATCGGGCGTGCTGATGAAGGGCGGCGAACACCTCGAACGCGCCGGCAAGATCGACCTCGTCGCCTTCGACAAGACCGGCACCCTCACGAAGGGCGAAACCACCGTCGCCGACGTCGAGGGATTCGGCGTCGCCGATGACGAAGTCCTCTCGCTCGCGGCAACCGCCGAGAAGAAGAGCGAACACCACCTCGCTGACGCCATCGTTGACGCAGCCCGCGAGCGCCCGACTGCTGCGACGGACGGTGGGGCGGCGGTCGCCCAGGCGGACGAGACGGACGCCAGCCTTCAGTCGATTCCCGGTCCGGACGATTTCGACGTGGTCGCTGGTAAGGGCGTTATCGCCCATACCGAGGGCACCGAAGTTGTTGTCGGCAATCGCGCACTGCTGGAGGACCGCGACATTAACGTCCCCAGTCGGATCGCCGACTACGTCCGCGAGCGTGAGGAGCGCGGCGAAACTGTCGTCCACGTCGTCCGGGACGGGGACATCATCGGCGCAATCGCGCTGCGGGACGAGCTCCGGAAGGCAGCTCCTGGGGTCGTCACGGCGCTTCAGGACGTCGGCATCGAGACGGTGATGCTCACCGGCGACAATGAGCGGACGGCCGCCGCCGTCGCCGAGGAGGTCGGCATCGACGAGTACCGCGCCGAACTCCTCCCCGAGGACAAGCAGACAGTCATCGAGGCCTACCAAGCCGACGGCCACGTGGTCGCGATGGTCGGCGACGGTATCAACGACGCGCCGTCGCTGGCGACCGCCGACGTTGGCATCGCGATGGGTGCCGCCGGGACGGACACCGCCATCGAAACGGCAGACATGGCGTTGATGGCCGACGACCTCGACCGCATCCCCTACGCGGTCAAACTCAGCAAGGCGACGCGCTGGAACGTCCTCGAGAACGTCGGGCTCGCAGTGCTGACCGTGACCGTCCTGCTCGCGGGCGTGCTCACCAGCTACGTCACCCTCGCCGCGGGAATGTTGGTCCACGAGGCCAGCGTCCTCGCGGTCATCCTCAACGGGATGCGACTGCTTCGCCACTGACCACTAGATACGATCATCACCACCACTCATGACATCAAACTCGACTGCGACCGCCGAGACCCAGACTAGAACCAATTGGAAGGTAGACTACGACGTCGATCCGATCGAAATTCGCGACCCTGTCGCGGAGGCCCTCGGCGTTCTCGAACCGGGTGACCCGTTCGTCATCACCTATAGAGACGCGGTGAAAGAGGCGGGACATTCCTGTCCGACTGCCTCGGGCGCCTACCGGATCGTCCAGTTGGGGCT
This genomic window contains:
- a CDS encoding heavy metal translocating P-type ATPase produces the protein MNIQSIMQYYRKHRKAIVTATSGLLYGGGWSLGYLTSFEMASAAILVLATIVGGYDIAKTAYHEVTNRTLGIKTLVTLAAIGAIVIGEYWEAAAVVFLFSLGSYLEGRTMRKTRTALQELLEMTPDTATVRRDGELQEVPAREVEEGEVVVVRPGGKIPVDGEVVDGESAVNQAPVTGESAPVHKADGDEVYAGTVNQEGALEIRTTGAGSDTTLERIIRRVEEAQEAQSPTESLIDRFAKYYTPAVIVLAIGAYAVTQNAILSLTLLVIGCPGALVIGPPVSIVSAIGNAARSGVLMKGGEHLERAGKIDLVAFDKTGTLTKGETTVADVEGFGVADDEVLSLAATAEKKSEHHLADAIVDAARERPTAATDGGAAVAQADETDASLQSIPGPDDFDVVAGKGVIAHTEGTEVVVGNRALLEDRDINVPSRIADYVREREERGETVVHVVRDGDIIGAIALRDELRKAAPGVVTALQDVGIETVMLTGDNERTAAAVAEEVGIDEYRAELLPEDKQTVIEAYQADGHVVAMVGDGINDAPSLATADVGIAMGAAGTDTAIETADMALMADDLDRIPYAVKLSKATRWNVLENVGLAVLTVTVLLAGVLTSYVTLAAGMLVHEASVLAVILNGMRLLRH